In Malania oleifera isolate guangnan ecotype guangnan chromosome 8, ASM2987363v1, whole genome shotgun sequence, a single window of DNA contains:
- the LOC131162724 gene encoding uncharacterized protein LOC131162724, giving the protein MAEIAWSSRERGGPSIDQGCTIDKFTKMNPPTFSGGANLTIAENWVQEIEKILPVLHCADDQKVLYATYKFTGEAERWWTTMKLLEEQRFVLAIITWSRFKESFFDRYFSATIREAKVAKFLNLTQGNITVQQYAAKFIELSCFASYIVPDENKKARMFERGLG; this is encoded by the coding sequence atggctgagattgcatggagctctagGGAGCGGGGAGGTCCATCTATAGATCAAGGTTGTACGATAGACAagttcaccaaaatgaatcctccaacattctCAGGGGGAGCCAACCTTACaattgctgaaaactgggtgcaagagatagagaaaatactGCCGGTGCTACATTGTGCAGATGATCAGAAAGTCCTGTATGCCACCTATAAATTTACAggtgaggctgagagatggtggacaactatGAAATTGCTAGAGGAACAAAGATTCGTACTGGCGATCATAACTTGGAGCCGATTTAAAGAAAGtttctttgatcgttattttTCTGCCACCATCAGAGAAGCTAAGGTAgcaaaatttctaaatttgactCAGGGAAATATCACGGTTCAGCAATATGCGGCAAAGTTCATCGAGCTGTCATGTTTTGCTTCTTACATTGTTCCGGATGAGAATAAGAAGgcaagaatgtttgagaggggcttgggGTAG